From the genome of Nitrosopumilus sp., one region includes:
- a CDS encoding GAF domain-containing protein, which yields MVDKVDRIILSQLGKNARMSSQELQKIFDVLGHDITDRGIRHRLQKLEKNNVILGYSAILNPNILSEKINRTIILKFKFFKNTPELINRLTNYVVDAQFCTFSSRLSGDYDWICHFVFDSVEQYDLETNNFLNRFGELISDFRSYESNIIKSSPYMIYDEQEIKERKRRIYEILESLKKYDNINDRFQEIVECIVKYFGASFARIWFVDKQRKELILKFSAGKYAQINGSFSKVSINSLKIGHIAKTNKPVVSNDVVNDPRIKIHDWAKKEKLKSFAGYPLSYKGKAVAVVAMFSKKKMNYFDFELFGLFSEQLSKELTGFFEAKDFLLE from the coding sequence TTGGTTGACAAGGTAGATAGAATCATTTTATCACAACTTGGTAAAAATGCAAGAATGTCTTCACAAGAGTTACAAAAGATATTTGATGTCTTGGGACACGATATTACTGATAGAGGAATCAGACATCGATTACAAAAATTAGAAAAAAATAATGTAATATTAGGCTACTCTGCAATTTTAAATCCTAATATTCTATCTGAAAAAATTAATCGTACCATAATTTTAAAATTTAAATTTTTTAAAAATACACCTGAACTAATTAATAGATTAACAAATTATGTAGTTGATGCACAATTTTGTACATTTTCTAGCAGATTAAGTGGGGATTATGATTGGATATGTCATTTTGTTTTTGATTCAGTAGAACAGTATGATCTTGAAACAAATAATTTTTTAAATAGATTTGGCGAATTAATTTCAGACTTTCGTTCATATGAATCAAATATCATAAAATCATCCCCTTACATGATTTATGATGAACAAGAAATTAAAGAAAGAAAAAGAAGAATTTATGAAATTTTAGAATCATTAAAAAAATATGATAACATTAATGACAGATTTCAAGAAATTGTTGAATGTATTGTAAAATATTTTGGTGCATCTTTTGCACGAATTTGGTTTGTAGATAAACAAAGGAAAGAGCTGATTCTCAAATTTAGTGCTGGAAAATATGCACAAATTAACGGTAGTTTTTCTAAAGTATCAATTAATTCATTAAAAATTGGACATATTGCCAAAACCAACAAGCCTGTAGTTTCAAATGATGTAGTGAATGATCCGCGAATTAAAATACACGATTGGGCTAAAAAAGAGAAACTCAAGTCATTCGCAGGTTATCCATTATCTTACAAAGGAAAAGCAGTTGCTGTAGTTGCAATGTTTAGCAAGAAAAAAATGAATTATTTTGATTTTGAATTATTTGGATTATTTTCTGAGCAACTTTCAAAAGAATTAACAGGATTTTTTGAGGCTAAAGACTTTCTTTTAGAATAA
- a CDS encoding sulfurtransferase: MIISTIDLNFIIDDPDVIIVDTRSFKEYSKGHIPGAVHLDLFAFHWIDTTKQGIDNFNSQTQNLFSFLGVTSTKKIIFYDSVSGMLAARGVWMLMYFSHQNVSMLDGGITKWKKENLSVETKQNGFKPSKFLGKVNPDIISGFEHIRDNLDNLKILDARSSGEYDGITVRAAQSGHVPNSVNIDWNHNLNDDGTFKNDDELSQMYDYSKDSEIVIYCQGAYRAANSFLVLKKLGFENVQVYLGSWGEWGNRLDLPVEK; encoded by the coding sequence ATGATAATATCTACAATTGATCTAAACTTCATTATCGATGATCCTGATGTCATAATAGTTGACACTCGTTCTTTCAAAGAATATTCTAAAGGTCATATTCCAGGAGCTGTTCATTTAGATTTATTTGCATTTCATTGGATTGATACCACAAAACAAGGAATAGATAATTTTAACAGTCAAACACAAAACCTTTTCTCATTTCTTGGAGTAACATCGACAAAAAAAATCATCTTTTATGATTCTGTTTCTGGAATGTTGGCAGCAAGAGGAGTTTGGATGTTGATGTATTTTTCACATCAAAATGTTTCAATGTTGGATGGAGGAATTACAAAATGGAAGAAAGAAAACCTTTCTGTTGAAACAAAACAAAATGGTTTCAAACCATCTAAGTTTTTAGGAAAAGTCAATCCAGATATTATTTCAGGGTTTGAGCATATTCGAGATAATTTAGACAATCTAAAAATCCTTGATGCTCGTTCTTCTGGAGAATATGATGGAATCACAGTTCGTGCAGCACAATCTGGCCATGTCCCAAATTCCGTCAATATTGATTGGAATCACAATCTCAATGATGACGGTACTTTCAAAAATGATGATGAGTTATCTCAGATGTATGATTATTCAAAAGACTCTGAAATTGTCATTTATTGTCAGGGTGCATATAGAGCTGCCAATTCATTCTTGGTTTTAAAAAAGTTAGGGTTTGAAAATGTCCAAGTTTATCTCGGTTCTTGGGGTGAATGGGGAAATAGGTTGGATTTACCTGTAGAGAAATAG
- a CDS encoding P-II family nitrogen regulator, giving the protein MKRLETIVKSDRLSNVVHAIRSAGAKGVTVTSIKGQGSGDRPMLRSGRGTTQFRAEYNNMDSVMAIVDDSEVSKIISAITQSCYTGNSGDGLVIVTDVVQVVNIASKKIDSEAL; this is encoded by the coding sequence ATGAAAAGACTTGAAACCATAGTCAAGAGTGATAGACTTTCTAATGTAGTTCATGCAATTAGATCTGCAGGAGCGAAAGGTGTAACTGTGACAAGCATAAAGGGTCAGGGTTCTGGAGATCGACCTATGCTTAGAAGTGGTAGAGGAACAACACAGTTTCGAGCTGAATACAATAATATGGATTCTGTCATGGCAATTGTAGATGATTCTGAAGTCTCAAAAATCATTTCAGCTATAACTCAATCTTGTTATACTGGAAATAGTGGTGATGGATTAGTAATTGTTACTGATGTCGTTCAGGTAGTTAATATTGCTAGTAAGAAGATTGACTCAGAAGCATTGTGA
- a CDS encoding ammonium transporter, whose translation MTQAYAQSTSDGMDGYVIGTSGIYTGNPNECWYSDDDGNMLPCRIDTGDTAWMLMATSLVLLMSPGVAVFYGGLARSKNVVNVFGMTLVIMGVAAIQWLAFGYSLTFAPNDEVGNAFLGSLDYVGFNSVSHYAPLGSVGPCGDTASAAYQMNAMVDADQCSQDWPGTIPHMLFAAFQGTFAIITPILIIGAIVDRMKFSAVVIFVVLWSTFVYYPVAHWIWGGGFMSDGTLDLDPSLAPSSVLDFAGGAVVHITAGFAALAGALVLGRRMGLGKVPMEPHNIPMVVLGAGILWFGWFGFNPGSEGMVDGIAVSAWMATNISAGMGTVTWVLLSWAHTGKPSIIGAATGTIAGLGTITPASGWVGPMGALIIGIAAGAVCYGAVAFKNAKKWDDALDVWGVHGMGGLTGTILTGTLASPHIWDTGDGIGAWTGTAEGMEQQGIQIIGAAITVGYTLAVTIGILKVMDLVWPGGIRVTPREEDIGLDLAQHGERAYVNE comes from the coding sequence ATGACTCAGGCCTATGCACAGTCTACATCTGATGGAATGGATGGTTATGTAATTGGAACTTCTGGAATATACACTGGTAATCCTAACGAATGTTGGTATTCTGATGATGATGGTAACATGTTACCTTGTAGAATTGATACTGGTGACACAGCTTGGATGTTAATGGCTACTTCTTTGGTACTTTTGATGAGTCCCGGTGTGGCCGTCTTTTATGGTGGTCTTGCTAGGAGTAAGAATGTCGTCAATGTTTTCGGTATGACTTTAGTAATTATGGGTGTAGCGGCTATTCAATGGCTTGCGTTTGGTTATTCTTTGACATTTGCTCCTAATGATGAGGTAGGTAATGCATTTCTGGGTTCGCTTGATTATGTTGGATTCAACAGTGTTTCACACTATGCCCCACTTGGCTCAGTAGGGCCTTGTGGTGATACGGCATCAGCTGCGTATCAAATGAATGCAATGGTAGATGCAGATCAATGTAGCCAAGACTGGCCTGGTACCATCCCTCATATGCTTTTTGCAGCATTTCAGGGAACCTTTGCAATAATTACTCCTATTCTAATTATTGGTGCTATTGTTGATAGAATGAAGTTTAGTGCAGTTGTGATATTTGTTGTACTTTGGTCTACATTTGTCTATTATCCAGTTGCCCATTGGATATGGGGTGGTGGATTTATGTCCGATGGTACATTAGATTTGGATCCTTCGCTTGCACCTAGTTCTGTGCTTGACTTTGCTGGCGGTGCGGTTGTACATATTACTGCAGGATTTGCAGCATTAGCCGGTGCCCTTGTTCTGGGAAGAAGAATGGGACTTGGAAAAGTTCCGATGGAGCCACATAATATACCAATGGTTGTATTAGGTGCAGGTATTCTCTGGTTTGGTTGGTTTGGATTCAATCCTGGAAGTGAAGGTATGGTTGATGGAATAGCCGTTAGTGCTTGGATGGCTACCAATATATCTGCTGGAATGGGTACTGTGACATGGGTGCTGCTTAGTTGGGCTCATACAGGGAAACCAAGTATTATTGGTGCTGCAACCGGAACTATTGCAGGATTAGGAACTATTACTCCTGCATCTGGTTGGGTGGGGCCAATGGGTGCATTGATTATTGGAATTGCAGCCGGTGCTGTATGTTATGGTGCAGTTGCGTTCAAGAATGCTAAAAAATGGGATGATGCTTTAGATGTTTGGGGAGTTCACGGCATGGGTGGATTAACAGGAACTATTCTAACTGGTACACTTGCAAGTCCGCACATATGGGATACTGGTGATGGTATTGGTGCATGGACTGGCACAGCAGAAGGTATGGAACAACAAGGCATACAAATCATTGGTGCTGCTATTACTGTTGGTTATACGCTTGCAGTTACTATTGGAATTCTTAAAGTCATGGATTTGGTATGGCCAGGTGGTATACGAGTTACACCTAGAGAAGAAGATATTGGATTGGATTTAGCTCAACATGGCGAACGTGCTTATGTTAATGAGTAA
- a CDS encoding ATPase yields the protein MGSSNNVYASVKAYSKRGRLLNKSDFQTLAESRDLDELMTRIKNTVYGDAVADVQKPHTSQNIESALRSKLADIHYSIAKTSGNSDVLDAYYMKFIVSNLKLILKGKILGKTQEEIESHVNLHAEELIKQRDVVIKALVAKDFEEAVASLNSIQFADEVAKAAALYNEKKNLQIFDTYFDKILFQHLAGAMKNYSDKEATKIVSMDIDFYNILSVIRGKFWGLQEEQIQDLIISTSPPAKELLGRMMATSTVRDAFNEISNTKYKDLVPQVENELDAIAEFERAFEMSIYTASLRSFTKIFSFATIIGITKLTSFEIRNLAAIAFAVEQKIPTETTMSKLILEEE from the coding sequence ATGGGATCATCAAATAACGTCTATGCATCCGTAAAAGCATATAGTAAAAGAGGTAGATTACTAAATAAATCTGATTTTCAAACACTGGCTGAGTCAAGGGATTTAGATGAGTTGATGACCAGAATCAAAAATACAGTCTATGGGGATGCAGTAGCAGATGTCCAAAAACCACATACATCACAAAATATTGAATCAGCTCTAAGAAGTAAATTGGCAGATATCCATTATTCCATAGCTAAAACATCCGGAAACTCTGATGTTTTAGATGCATATTATATGAAATTCATTGTTTCAAATCTTAAATTAATTTTAAAAGGTAAAATATTAGGAAAGACCCAAGAAGAGATTGAATCTCATGTAAATCTCCATGCCGAGGAATTAATCAAACAAAGGGACGTAGTAATTAAAGCACTAGTTGCAAAGGACTTTGAAGAAGCAGTTGCAAGTTTGAATTCAATTCAATTTGCAGATGAAGTTGCAAAGGCCGCAGCATTATACAATGAAAAAAAGAATCTACAGATATTTGACACATATTTTGATAAAATATTATTTCAACATCTAGCTGGTGCAATGAAAAACTATTCAGACAAAGAAGCAACAAAAATTGTTTCGATGGACATTGACTTTTACAATATTTTAAGTGTGATTAGGGGGAAATTCTGGGGATTACAAGAAGAACAGATTCAGGACTTGATTATATCTACCAGTCCACCAGCAAAAGAATTACTTGGAAGAATGATGGCAACATCTACTGTCAGAGATGCATTTAATGAGATATCCAATACAAAATACAAGGATTTAGTTCCACAAGTTGAAAACGAATTAGATGCTATCGCTGAATTTGAGAGGGCATTTGAAATGTCAATATACACTGCATCACTTAGATCATTTACAAAAATATTCAGCTTTGCAACAATCATTGGAATTACAAAACTGACATCATTTGAAATTAGAAATCTTGCAGCTATTGCTTTTGCAGTTGAACAAAAAATACCAACTGAAACTACAATGTCAAAGTTAATCCTAGAAGAAGAATAG
- the pyrH gene encoding UMP kinase, which produces MKKRIVIKLSGRIFSIENVKILKDYAQFLVKISKICQPIVVAGGGTIARHYISHARSSGADESTLDELGIEVSRLNAKLLIYALKNTAYSHPPTTLQEVKHAVDDGLIVVAGGLHPGQSTNGTAALIAEKIKAEQFINATDVDGVYDMDPNKFKQAKQFKRIEMKNLKSMLVHEDSVAGGYDLMDIVALKIIERSRIKTRILKADPKIIEKAIKGGSVGTEIILALK; this is translated from the coding sequence ATGAAAAAACGAATTGTAATCAAATTATCTGGAAGAATTTTTAGCATTGAAAACGTCAAAATTTTAAAGGATTATGCTCAGTTCCTAGTAAAAATTAGTAAGATCTGTCAACCCATTGTCGTTGCTGGAGGGGGCACCATTGCAAGACATTACATTTCTCATGCAAGATCGTCTGGAGCAGATGAGTCTACACTTGATGAATTGGGAATTGAAGTTTCTAGACTAAATGCAAAATTACTGATTTATGCTCTAAAAAATACTGCATATTCACATCCGCCAACTACTCTGCAAGAAGTAAAACATGCAGTGGATGACGGATTAATTGTCGTTGCTGGCGGTCTACATCCTGGTCAGAGTACTAATGGCACTGCTGCACTGATAGCCGAGAAGATAAAAGCAGAACAATTCATCAATGCCACTGATGTTGATGGAGTTTATGACATGGATCCAAACAAGTTCAAACAGGCAAAACAATTCAAACGAATTGAAATGAAAAATTTGAAAAGCATGTTGGTTCACGAAGATTCTGTTGCAGGAGGTTATGATTTGATGGACATTGTTGCTTTAAAAATCATTGAACGTTCTAGAATCAAAACCAGAATTCTAAAGGCTGATCCAAAAATTATCGAAAAAGCAATCAAAGGTGGCAGTGTTGGTACAGAAATAATCCTTGCTCTAAAATAA
- a CDS encoding HD domain-containing protein, with translation MKKNYLDIIDPIHDFIRVYDYELLIIDSPLFQRLRRIKQLSGAHLTYPAAQHTRFEHSLGVMHIASQAGFALNEKGFLNSDDVQILRIAGLLHDIGHGPFSHLFEEIIQEKKISHEDYGKKIILNSEIGDTLSKTGFDKKLITKIAFGESKFQYLNEIISGALSADMMDYLLRDGYFTGAEHANVDYKRITQSLSVHKKKIALERSALYSFESMMHSRYQMFKAVYFHKTVRAAEVMLIQALKLADDEFGFTSFDLNEFVNLTDEFVLSSLISSKSPKLKRSRQLAKDYQNRKLLKCAFERILTSHMNLKKMQTDELRVELSKKSKINENDIFVDSSVTPSIPLAPSKNESKSIVLITNESGKSSAKEMPISEIPVVSAISGFMNILRIYTYEKNRKKVEIAAKSILGDLK, from the coding sequence ATGAAAAAAAACTATCTAGACATCATAGATCCAATACATGACTTTATTCGTGTATATGATTATGAACTTCTGATCATTGACAGTCCTCTTTTTCAAAGATTAAGAAGGATTAAACAGCTTTCTGGCGCACATTTGACTTATCCTGCAGCTCAACATACTAGATTTGAGCATTCTCTGGGAGTCATGCACATTGCTAGTCAAGCCGGTTTTGCATTAAATGAAAAAGGATTTCTAAATTCTGATGATGTTCAGATATTGCGTATCGCTGGCTTGTTGCATGACATTGGACATGGACCATTTTCTCATCTGTTTGAGGAGATAATTCAAGAAAAAAAAATTTCACATGAGGATTACGGTAAAAAAATAATCTTAAATTCTGAAATAGGTGACACGTTATCAAAAACTGGATTTGATAAAAAATTAATTACAAAAATTGCATTTGGAGAGTCAAAATTTCAATATCTGAATGAAATTATTTCAGGTGCCTTGAGTGCAGATATGATGGACTATCTATTAAGAGATGGTTATTTCACTGGAGCTGAACATGCAAATGTGGATTACAAAAGAATAACACAATCCCTTAGCGTTCATAAGAAAAAAATTGCATTGGAGCGTTCAGCCTTGTATTCTTTTGAATCCATGATGCATTCTAGATACCAAATGTTCAAAGCGGTATATTTTCATAAAACTGTACGTGCGGCAGAAGTTATGCTTATTCAGGCGTTAAAGTTGGCTGATGATGAGTTTGGTTTTACATCTTTTGATCTAAATGAATTTGTCAATCTGACTGACGAATTTGTACTCTCATCTCTCATCTCTTCAAAATCTCCTAAACTAAAACGCTCTAGGCAGCTGGCCAAAGATTATCAAAATAGAAAATTGTTAAAATGTGCATTTGAGAGAATACTGACCAGTCATATGAACTTGAAAAAAATGCAAACAGATGAACTTAGAGTCGAACTTTCCAAAAAATCTAAAATTAATGAAAATGACATTTTTGTAGATAGCTCTGTAACTCCCTCTATTCCACTGGCACCATCAAAAAATGAGTCAAAATCAATAGTTTTGATTACGAATGAAAGTGGAAAATCATCTGCAAAAGAGATGCCAATTTCAGAAATACCTGTCGTTTCGGCCATTTCTGGATTTATGAACATACTTAGAATCTATACCTATGAAAAGAACAGAAAGAAAGTTGAAATTGCCGCAAAATCTATCCTTGGTGATCTTAAATGA
- the tmk gene encoding dTMP kinase, whose translation MIIVIEGGDQAGKLTQSILLEKALKKRKIKTKLFHFPDYETPIGKEIRKYLDGKRTFSPQVIHCLLSANRWEKLDEILAAEEKNSVLIMNRYYHSNLIYGLANGLKQKWLESLDIGLPKADLVILLDVTQKESFTRSPRNNKGKVMKRDKFEKNKQFSRKISGIYHTTAKKKHWKIIDASKSKLEVHEEILKSFSKKLGL comes from the coding sequence ATGATTATTGTAATTGAGGGTGGAGATCAGGCAGGCAAGCTTACCCAGTCAATATTGTTAGAAAAAGCACTAAAAAAAAGAAAGATCAAGACTAAGCTGTTTCATTTTCCAGATTATGAAACCCCTATAGGAAAAGAAATAAGAAAATATTTGGATGGAAAACGAACGTTTTCTCCTCAGGTAATTCACTGTCTATTATCTGCAAATCGATGGGAAAAACTTGATGAGATTTTAGCAGCTGAAGAAAAAAACTCTGTTCTGATTATGAATCGATATTATCATTCAAATTTGATTTATGGTCTAGCTAATGGCTTGAAACAAAAATGGCTTGAGAGTCTTGATATTGGTCTTCCAAAAGCAGATCTTGTAATTTTGCTTGACGTTACACAAAAAGAATCCTTTACGAGATCTCCACGTAATAATAAGGGAAAAGTCATGAAAAGAGACAAGTTTGAGAAAAACAAACAATTTTCAAGAAAAATATCTGGAATTTATCACACTACTGCAAAGAAAAAACATTGGAAAATAATTGACGCATCAAAATCTAAACTTGAAGTTCACGAAGAAATTCTAAAATCCTTTTCCAAGAAGCTTGGACTATGA
- a CDS encoding thermonuclease family protein has translation MNKKLMTPIILGVAVAIMLAIHISPPIPPQCSHDAGVCYETTLLRVIDGDTVKDSNDKSIVFSLVSAPELDEKGGNDSKIFLEAICPIGSKITVDEDDGQIQGSHDKTIAQVYCNGMSMNAEMIYNNHATIDVRSCGASEFTFELWAESCGIKHDTFLD, from the coding sequence TTGAATAAAAAGTTGATGACTCCGATAATTTTGGGAGTGGCAGTTGCAATAATGCTGGCAATTCACATTTCGCCTCCAATACCACCACAATGCTCACATGATGCAGGAGTATGCTATGAAACAACTCTGCTCCGAGTAATTGATGGGGATACCGTGAAGGATTCGAATGATAAATCAATCGTATTCTCATTGGTTTCAGCACCTGAACTAGATGAAAAAGGGGGAAATGACTCCAAAATATTTCTTGAGGCAATTTGTCCTATAGGATCTAAGATAACCGTAGACGAGGATGATGGTCAGATCCAAGGATCACATGATAAAACAATAGCACAAGTATACTGCAATGGAATGAGTATGAATGCAGAAATGATTTACAATAATCATGCAACAATAGATGTTAGATCTTGCGGCGCTAGTGAATTTACATTTGAATTATGGGCTGAATCATGTGGAATAAAACATGATACATTTCTAGATTAG
- a CDS encoding Hsp20 family protein yields MGLVKEVIKEIGNKSREFYEFVLPPIDMYRNENSLKVVIDIPGFSKEDIKLTLCEDILSISAQKTIDEKESESLVLNQRPNVIDKKVRLPIDIKQGEEKIESAKYENGILTLIILTAKKGKDISIE; encoded by the coding sequence ATGGGACTAGTCAAAGAAGTAATCAAAGAAATTGGAAACAAATCTAGGGAATTTTACGAATTTGTTTTGCCTCCAATTGACATGTACCGTAATGAAAATAGTCTCAAAGTAGTAATTGATATTCCAGGATTTAGCAAAGAAGACATCAAGCTGACATTGTGTGAAGACATACTTTCCATCAGTGCTCAAAAAACAATTGATGAAAAAGAATCAGAGTCGTTAGTTTTAAATCAAAGACCCAATGTAATTGATAAAAAAGTCAGACTACCAATTGACATCAAGCAAGGTGAAGAAAAAATTGAATCTGCAAAATATGAAAACGGTATACTTACATTGATTATACTAACAGCAAAAAAAGGTAAAGATATCTCAATAGAATAA
- a CDS encoding AarF/ABC1/UbiB kinase family protein gives MSVVRTIQILIKLLPSVLALRKDRKIWINQKKNEIDLEQFRINARKALDAFISLGPVYIKLGQWLSSRADILPQPYLEELAKLQDNVPVTPFDQVKPIIEKDLGPIDEKFDEIDTDSISGASIGQVYRGSISGQQIVIKVKRPGIEKIVAEDLKVLKKILPLALRFVDPNLRYSAKAMLSQFIEIVYEEMDYTVESKNLKKIKNDMKGTSQVIVPSVFDDYSSKNVLTMEYLPGIKVTDVKALDEKGIDREQLVIDVHKVFFTMLLKHSIFHADPHPGNIAVTDDGKLILYDYGMVGKINDETRFKLIRLYLALVEKNPSRVVNAMNDLQMLIPGYNRSVIEKGIELSIRAMHGDKPDEMEVQSLMELANQTMSKFPFVLPKNLALYMRMASIIEGIYKTHDVDFKFVKVLKNILQEENLILGAYVKELKISFDGFSKSIDTVLRIGPEMEQFMDEFKFHMKKRKPTVLIGGSIFASAIFVGSTVLFQSNESVGLATMICSGIVMGISVLLRKY, from the coding sequence ATGTCTGTTGTTAGAACAATTCAAATACTTATCAAACTTTTACCATCGGTCTTAGCGTTACGTAAAGATAGAAAAATTTGGATAAACCAAAAGAAAAATGAAATTGATCTAGAACAGTTTCGAATAAATGCACGCAAGGCACTTGATGCATTTATCTCACTAGGACCTGTCTACATAAAGCTGGGTCAATGGCTTTCATCAAGGGCTGATATTTTACCGCAACCCTATCTAGAGGAGCTTGCAAAACTGCAAGACAACGTTCCGGTTACTCCTTTTGATCAGGTAAAACCAATAATTGAAAAAGATCTTGGTCCAATTGACGAAAAATTTGATGAAATAGATACCGATTCTATATCTGGTGCATCTATAGGTCAAGTTTATCGTGGTTCAATTTCTGGCCAGCAAATTGTCATCAAAGTAAAAAGACCAGGCATTGAAAAAATCGTAGCAGAAGATCTCAAAGTTTTAAAAAAAATCCTTCCATTGGCGTTAAGGTTTGTTGATCCAAATTTACGCTATTCAGCAAAAGCCATGCTCTCTCAATTCATTGAAATCGTATATGAGGAGATGGATTACACTGTAGAGTCTAAAAATCTTAAAAAAATTAAAAATGACATGAAGGGAACCAGCCAGGTAATTGTACCATCTGTCTTTGATGATTATTCTTCAAAAAATGTTCTAACCATGGAATATCTTCCGGGCATCAAAGTTACAGATGTTAAAGCTCTAGATGAGAAAGGAATTGATCGAGAACAGCTAGTCATTGATGTCCATAAGGTCTTTTTTACTATGCTTCTAAAGCACTCAATTTTTCACGCAGATCCTCACCCTGGAAACATTGCTGTAACTGATGATGGAAAGCTCATTTTGTATGATTATGGAATGGTTGGAAAGATTAACGATGAGACAAGATTCAAGCTGATAAGGCTGTATCTTGCGTTAGTTGAGAAAAATCCTTCCAGAGTAGTTAATGCCATGAATGATCTTCAGATGTTGATTCCTGGATACAATAGATCAGTTATTGAAAAAGGAATTGAGCTTTCCATTCGTGCAATGCATGGCGACAAACCTGATGAAATGGAAGTACAAAGTTTGATGGAGCTTGCAAATCAAACTATGAGCAAGTTTCCGTTTGTTTTACCAAAAAACTTGGCTTTGTATATGAGAATGGCGTCAATTATTGAGGGAATTTACAAAACACATGATGTTGATTTCAAGTTTGTCAAAGTTTTAAAAAATATTCTTCAAGAAGAAAATCTGATTCTAGGGGCTTATGTTAAAGAACTAAAGATTTCTTTTGATGGTTTCTCAAAATCAATTGACACTGTTCTGAGAATTGGACCTGAAATGGAACAATTCATGGACGAATTCAAGTTCCATATGAAAAAAAGAAAACCGACGGTTTTAATCGGAGGAAGCATATTTGCATCTGCAATTTTTGTAGGCTCTACAGTCCTGTTTCAATCTAATGAATCTGTTGGGTTGGCTACAATGATATGTTCTGGTATTGTAATGGGGATTTCTGTTTTGCTTAGAAAATACTAG
- a CDS encoding ATP-binding cassette domain-containing protein, translated as MNVSKIYGEGDSKVKALDNASFSIEQGEFVLIVGSSGSGKSTLLNMVGLLDHPSSGKIFIDGTDTTTLSDDKISSFRNTKLGFIFQFSNLLADLSVLENVLLPRQIGGTGGTAEKEAIDLLKVVGLETQMHKRANKISGGQAQRVAIARGLINKPSIVLADEPTGNLDSVTSETIVQLMKSMAKKLNQTFIIVTHDRQHFGDVDRVITIKDGKAFEGDQSSSEMEVVV; from the coding sequence ATCAATGTCAGCAAAATCTATGGAGAAGGGGACAGCAAAGTTAAGGCACTTGACAATGCATCTTTTTCAATCGAGCAGGGAGAATTTGTCTTGATTGTCGGAAGTTCAGGCTCTGGAAAATCAACACTGCTTAACATGGTTGGATTACTAGATCATCCGTCAAGTGGTAAGATCTTCATTGATGGAACTGATACGACAACACTAAGTGACGATAAAATCTCTTCGTTTAGAAATACGAAACTAGGATTCATTTTTCAATTCTCCAATCTGCTTGCTGATCTTTCAGTTTTGGAAAACGTATTGTTGCCAAGACAAATCGGAGGAACTGGTGGGACTGCTGAAAAGGAAGCTATAGACCTACTAAAGGTAGTTGGACTTGAAACTCAAATGCATAAACGTGCAAACAAGATTTCAGGTGGACAAGCTCAGAGAGTGGCAATTGCAAGAGGCTTGATCAACAAGCCTTCAATTGTTCTAGCTGATGAACCTACGGGAAATCTTGATTCTGTAACCTCAGAAACAATAGTTCAACTCATGAAATCTATGGCAAAAAAACTTAATCAAACATTCATCATAGTAACACATGACCGACAGCATTTTGGTGACGTTGATAGGGTGATAACAATAAAGGATGGTAAGGCATTTGAAGGTGATCAGTCTTCTTCTGAAATGGAGGTAGTAGTATGA